GCCCAGCTCTGCTGGCGCACCCATGGAACGACCAGCCCCAGCGGCGTCAATATCGCGAAGCGGAACAGCAGGGCCGGCGGTGCCAGCAGCGAGATCAGCAGGAAGGCCGGCAAGCTCCACGGCTTCATCAGCGCCAGCGGCAAATACTCCGGATCTTCCGCAGTGCCATAACGCGTGCGCTGGTGATGGATGGTGTGCACATTCTCGTACATGAAACTAGGCGTCAGCATCGGCACGCCCACCAGCGCATTCCACGCAGTCCGGAAGCCGGGCAACGCATTGCGGTGGAGGTGCGAGATTTCGTGGATGAACAGCAGCGCACGGTACAGCGCCAGCACGGCCACCACCGCGCTGCCCAGCGCCAGCCAGCCATTTTCCAGCAGGATCGCACCTGCCAGCGCGGCATAGCCCAGCAGCGCGCTGCCGATCATGTCCGGCCAGTAGATATCGGCGCGCGCCTGCGTGATGTCACGCGTCAGCTCCGCCGCCTTGCGCATCAGCACCTTGTCGTCCGCAATGTCCTGCAGCCGCGCGCGCACGGCAGCGCCGCCAAGCGGGTTCGCCGTTTCGCCGGAGGCAGGGGATTGAGAGGCCATGGTGTGGTTTTCCAAGGGGTTGGGCGGGTGACCGCCGCCATTCTATGGCAGCGCGGCGGACGCGGTCCGCTTGACAAAATGCCGAAAGCGCATTGAGGGCTAACGGCAGCTGAACGAGGAACTACCTGAGTGTCGGATACGGAAATAGAGATCGTAGCGGTCCCCGGCAAGGCCACGCTGGATGAGTTTATCGATGTCTCTTATCGATTGAACGCAGACGATCCCAATTGGGTGCCCCCCCTTCGCAGCGAAGCCAGGGAGCTGCTGACCCCGGGCAAGAACCCGTTTCACGACCATGCGCGGCTGCAATATTTCCTCGCACGGCGCGGCGGGCGGGCCGTCGGCCGCATCTCCGCCCATATCGACGAATTCGCCCTGGCCCAGCCGCCCGAACAGGGCATGGGCCCTGGCACCGGCAACTGGGGCCTGCTGGAAGCGGAAGACGAAGGCATTGCCAAGGCGCTGATCGCCAAGGCCGAGGACTGGCTGCGCGAACGCGGCATGACGCGCGTGCTCGCCCCCATCAGCCTGTCGGTCTGGGAAGAGCCGGGCCTGCTGGTGCAGGGCCATGACCATCCGCCCACCGTGATGATGGGGCATGACCGCAGCCAGTACCAGCCGTGGATCGAGGGCACCGGCTATGAGAAGGCGAAATCGCTCTTCACTTACGAGCTCGACATCACGAAGAAATTCCCGCCCATCGTGCAGCGCATCATCGCGTCGGGCGAGAGAAACGAGCGGATCACCATCCGCCCGATCGACATGGCCAATTACCAGCGCGACACGGCCATCGTGATCGATATCTTGAACGAAGCATGGTCGAAGAACTGGGGCTTCGTGCCCTTCAGCGAGCGCGAGAAGGCCTACGCGGCCAAGAAGCAGAAGCCGCTGATCCGCCCTGACCTGAACATGATTGCGGAGCTGGACGGTGAGCCCGTCGCCTTCATGATGACGATCCCCGATCTCAACGAGAAGCTTATCGGCATGCGCGGCAAGCTGTTCCCCTTCAATTGGGCAAAGCTGCTTTGGTGGCTGCGCAAGCCGCAGGTCCGCACCATGCGCGTGCCGCTGATGGGCGTGAAGAAGCGGTTGCAGAACTCGCGCATGGCCAGCCAGCTGGCCTTCATGATGATCGAACAGATACGGCAGAACTCCGTCGCCAATTACGGCGCCACCCGCGGCGAGATCGGCTGGATCCTGGACGACAACAAGGGGATGATCGCCATCGCCGATACGCTGCAGACGCAGGTAAATCGCGAATACGTGATCTACGAAAGGTCGCTGTAGGACTCGCTAGGCGCGCACCGGGAACGGAGCGGCGCAGCTGCCGTTATAACGCAATGGCGGCAGCATCGGGCGGGCCGCCCTTGGGGCATCCATGGCACGCAGCAAGAAACCTGACCTCGGCCGGATCCTGGTTGTGGAGGATGACGCCATCCTCGCGACCGCGATCGAGGCGGCGCTGATGGACCATGGCGCGCGCGAAGTCGCCGTCTGCCCCAGCCTTTCCTGCACTATGGGTGAACTTGAGAAAGGCCGCATCGACGGCATCGTGCTGGACGTCCACCTGACGGACCGTGACGACGGCTGGGCGCTGGCCGAGCTGGTCAGCGTGTTGGGTACGCGCAAGCCGCGCATCGTTTTCTCCACCGGCAGTCCCGAAGACATCCCGCAAGACATCGCGGCCATGGGTATCGTGATGGAAAAGCCCTACGACCCGGATGACCTGGCAGCCTGCTTCGCAAAGAAGCCGCGCGGCCTGCTTGGCGCGCTGCGCCGCAAGTAATCACAGACTGAGAGTCCCGACCGGCTGCGCGATCCGGCGTGCGCAGGCGCGCGTCCAAGCATCTGGAAGCGCCATGAAAAAAGGGCCTCCGCTCTCCTTATGGAGAACGAAGGCCCTTCGGGATCGTATCACCAGCCGCTTGGACGGGAGGGGGGTCTCGGCGGTGACAGTGATAGAATGTCCGGCCTGCAAACGGGTTCCCGCTGCCCGATTATTTTTTTCAGCGGCCCTTTTGCGACAGATAAGACCGGCTGTTGAACAAAGCCTGTTACCGCCGATTGCCCGCCGCGCTGGCCAAGGCGCAATCGAATTGCCATGGGGAACCGGCAACGTCCGCATGCGTTCATCACGCGCCAATAACGGAAGGGGTTTTATGTCCATCGGGGCCGAAGTCGCAACACACCTGCCATTCCTCCGTCGCTATGCACGCGCCCTCACCGGCTCGCAGCAGACCGGCGATGCCTTTGTCCACCAGACGCTGGAAGCCGCGCTGGCGGACGATGAATTGTCCGAAAGCCTGAAGGGTGGCCGTGTGCCGCTGTACAAGGCCTTTAATGCCATCTGGTCCAGCGCTTACATGGAAGTGGACGGCGGCAACGCCGAAAGCGCCAGCGACCACGAAGGTGCCGCGCAGGATCACCTGCGCCGGATCACCCCGGTCAACCGCCAGGCCCTGCTGCTGACGACCGTGGAGGATTTCTCCAATGCCGAAGCCGGACAGATCATGGGCGTCGGCGCCGACGACGTGCGAGAGCTCGTCCGCGAGGCGATCGAGGAGATCGACCGCGAGAATTCCACCAGCGTCCTGATCATCGAGGACGAGCCGCTGATCTCAATGCAGCTGGAAGACCTCGTGCGTTCGCTGGGGCACGAAATCTGCGGCACCGCCGCCACGCGCACCCAAGCGCAGGAAGTCGTCGCCAAGGAACGTCCCGGCCTGGTGCTGGCCGATATCCAGTTGGCCGACGGTTCGTCCGGCCTGGACGCGGTCGACGATATCCTTGCCATCGACAGCATGCCGGTGATCTTCATCACGGCCTATCCGGAACGCCTGCTGACCGGCGACCGTCCTGAGCCGACCTATCTGGTCACCAAGCCATTCCAGGAAGAAACGGTGCGCGCGGCGATCAGCCAGGCCCTGTTCTTCAATTCCAGCCGCCCGATCGACTGACCGGCGGCCATACAGTCAGAATGCCAAAAGGGCCGGGGAGCGATCCCCGGCCCTTTTTCGTTGTGCCCGCAATCAGATGTCCCGGTGGGCAGAGCGCAATCTGAAGTCGCTTCCCTGGCGCACAGGAATGACCATCTCGCAGCGCACCCCGGCAGGATCGAATTCGATCGTTACCGGGCTGCCCAGTTCGTGCGCTACGATCTTCTCGATCAGGTCCAGCCCGAAGCCGCGCTGCCTCGATTGCGGCACAGCGGGGCCGTTGCTTTCCTGCCAGACCAGCTTTGCGCGATCTTCCGCAACCGGCTCCCAAGCTACCTCCACGCGCCCGCCATGCTGGCTCAGCGCGCCGTATTTGGCAGCGTTGGTCGCCAACTCATGCAGCGCAAGACCCAGCGAAAGCGCGTCGTTGGGTGCCAGTTCCGTCAGCGGGCCGCTGGCCATGACCGTGCCTTCCTCAGACTTGGCATAAGGTGCCGTTTCCGCAGCCACGACATTGGCAATCGGTGTCGATCCCCAGTCGGACTTGGTGAGCAGGTCATGCGTGGCCGACAGGGCCCGGATCCGCCCTTCCAGGCTCTCGGCATATTCATCCAAATTGCTGGAGCGCCTTCGTGTCAGTGTCATGATGGAAAGGACATTCGCCAGCGTGTTCTTCACCCGGTGATTCAGCTCGCGGGTCAGCGAATTGCGGATCGAGTTCTGCTCGGCATAGAAATTCAGCGCCGCCTCGTCCTCGCTCGCCTGCTGGGTCAGCATCCGCACGAGCAGCATTAGCAGGCTTGCCACCAGCATCCCGAATATGAGCGTAAGCATGGCCGGGCCCGACAGAGCCGCTGCATCGGGCGCCCTCACCTGCAGCAGCCAGTTCTGGCCTGCCACTTCTATATTTCGCGAGACGTACTGCCCCTCGCCCTCGACGCGGTCTGTCCCGGCAAGGAAGTCCTTGTCGTCTGGGTTGCCGTCATAAAGCCGCACTTCGGAGACGCCGGCAGCTTCCAGCTCCAGCACGCTTTCCAGGAAGTCGCCGGCATTGAACGGGCTGTAGACGAAACCGTCGAGCTCGCGGCTGCCATCGACGATGCTGAAGACAGGCATGTAGAAGATGAAGCCGGGTTCGGGGCGGCGGCCGTCCTGCAGCAGAACGAGCTTGCCGCTGGCGGTCGGGCGTACCGTGCGCGCAGCTTCGTCCATCGCGGCCCGGCGCGTCGCTTCGGAATACATGTCATACCCGCTCGCGCGCCGGTTTCGTTCGGTGTCGGGGTAAAGATAAAGCACCGGGACGGCGAAGTCGGCGCCTGATCGCATTTCAGGGCTGATCTGCGGCTCGCCGGGCAATTCCGCGGCGATCTTGCGATTGAATTCGAAGCGCTCGGCAGGGCTAACAACCGGCGCCCAGCCAATGCCTTCCGAACCGCGGTAATCGGCATCCAGCCTCAATTCGGAAACGAAATCCCGGAAACGCGCCGGCGTGACTTCGTCCAGCGAGGCGACAAGCGCGGCGCCGGCGCGCAGGTACGATGTGCTGGCATTGACCCGGCGTTCCACGGCCGACGCGATGGCATCCGCGCGCGCTTCCAGCTCCAGCCGCTCGGTCTCGGCCGTGCTGCGCTGGATGGCCACGACGGACAGCAATGTAGCAAGGATAACCAGCGCGAAAATCGCGACCGGCATCGCTCGTGGGTATTTGACCAGCCAGCGGCGGGTCTTCCCTGGTGACCTTTCGGTCTTGCTCACTTGCTCACCTTCGGCTTGCGCCGGTCTGAATTTCTGTGCGCCGGGACAGGATCGGGTCGCGCTTCGGGTCCGGTGCACTTGTTGTATCGGGGAACCGCAAGCAATGTTTTTCGTTCCAATTGCGACATCGGGACGGGGTTTAGCAAAATTCGGAGGACGCCGGAGGTTGCACACCCGCCCGCAAACACGATCTGGATGCGTGCAATATGGCAACCGCCGAAAAGAATTCGCCCGACAAGGGCAAGCGCGATGCGCAGGAGCACAAGGATGATCCGCAATGGGCGGACGGCCTGAAGAAGCTATATAATTCCGTCGTCGAAGAGCCCCTGCCCGATAGTTTCCAGGACCTTCTCGCAAAGCTGGATGCCGATAAGTCATGAGTGGCGCGAAAGAGAAAAAGCCGCTGCCCAAGCGCAGCGCAGCCGACAAGATCGCCTTCAAGCGCGAGCTGACCGAGGTCGTCCCGCACCTTCGTGCCTTTGCCCGCGGCCTGTGCGGCCGGCCGGACATGGCCGATGACCTGGTGCAGGAAGCCTTGCTGAAAGCTTGGGCGGCGCAGGAGCGTTTCGAGCCGGGCACAAGCATGCGCGCATGGACCTTCGTGATCCTGCGCAATGCCTATCTCACGGACATGCGCCGCAACCGCTTCCGCGGCGAATATGACGAAGGCGTGGCGGAGCGTATCCTGACGGCGCCTGCCGGACAGGAAGAGCCATTGCACCTGTCCGACATGCACCGCGCCCTGCTGACCCTTCCGCCGGAACGCCGCGAGGCGCTGCTGCTGGTGGGCGCGGGCGGCTTTTCCTACGAGGAAGCGGCCAATATCTGCGGCTGCGCCGTGGGCACGATCAAGAGCCGGGTGGGCCGCGCGCGCGCTGCCCTGACCGGCATGATCGAGGACGGCGATATCCCGGACCGCAAGATCGAGGATCCCAGCGCGCACCGCGCCATCCTGGAAGAGCTGGACGAAGTCGCCGCGGGCAACGGGCAGGCAGCCGCAATCCGATAGGCGCCGCTTGCCCGCGGGCGTTTACAGTCCGTCGATCCCTGCAGCACCTGCGCGCCAATCGCCTTGCGCCGCGCGGCTGGCGGCGTAATGAAGGCGCATGGCTTGGACGGGCAACAGGAAATGAGCGACACAGCAGGCACCGCGCCACCGGCGGCCGACACCGCAAGCGCGGCTGCTGGTGCCGTCGGGCCGGGCGCACCGCGCCGACGCTCCATTGGCTTCGCCAAGCAGGAATTGCGGCTGATATCCTCCGTCGTCCTGTTGATGGCGTTCGGCCTGTTCCTGGCCTTGCCCTTCGTCCTGTCGATTGGCGCCGTGGTGTTCTTGCCGCTGGTGGCCGCCATCATCCTGACGATCCTGCTCTCCCCCATGGCGGACCGGCTGGCGCAGTGGGGCGTGCCCAACATCCTCGCCTCCCTGGCATCGCTTATCGTCTTTCTGGGTATATTGAGCACGGCGCTCACCGCCGTCCTGCGCCCGGCGACCTTCCTGTTCGAGCGCACGCCAGAGATGATCGACCGTATCGGCCAGCACTTCAGCCAGCTGAAGGGCTCGCTCGCATGGATCGCGCAGCTTAACGAACAGATCGCCCGCATCGTTGGCGATGGTGGGGAACAGCAGGTGGTACTGGCCGGGCCGAATATCGTGGAAGAACTGGCGCTCGCCACGCCAAGCGTCGTGCTGGCCGTGCTGCTGACCTTCCTGCTGGCATTTTTCATGATCGAGGCGCGCGTGCGCCTGCGCCGCAAGCTGCTGCTGGACCGCCAGCATTTCGGCACCAGCCTGAAGGCTGCCCGCGTGATGCGCGACGTGCAGGACCGTGTCGCGGCCTACATTCTGACGGTCGGTTTCATCAACACAGGCGTGGGCATCGTGGTGGGCCTGGGTGCCTGGGCCATGGGCATGGAAGCGCCCGTGATGTGGGGCGGCCTTGCCGCGCTGCTGAACTTCCTGCCCTATATCGGCCCGCTGGTGATGGTCGCGCTGCTGACGCTGTTCGGGCTCGGCACGTCGGAGCAGTGGCTGGTCGGCCTGATCCCGGCAGCCGCTTATCTTGGCCTGCACACGGTGGAATCCAACGTGATCACGCCCAGCGTGCTTGGTGCGCGCTTCACGATGAACCCAGTCGCCATCCTGCTGGCGCTGAGCTATTTCAGCTGGATCTGGGGTGTGACAGGCGCGCTGCTTTCCGTGCCCATCCTGCTGACCATCACCGCGCTGATCGACCATCTCGGCAAGCCGAACCTGATCGGTTTCGTCTTCGGCGAGCCGCTGTTCCAGACCAACCTTCTGGCACTGGCGGAAGAGGCAAGCGCAGCGGAAGGCGCCGCCGCTTCCCAAGCCTAGGCATGAAAAAGGCCCGCACGGTGGCGGGCCTTTCTCAATTACAATTGCAACCGGTAGTCCCGGCGCTTTGCTGGCCTCAGCTATAGGACCAGGCGGAACCGCGGGCGAGGTTCTCGCCTGCGAAATCCCAGTTCAAATGGTTCTCGACGACCTGCTCCAGATATTCCGGACGCTTGTTCTGGTGGTCCAGGTAATAGGCGTGTTCCCACAGGTCGATCGTCAGCAGCGGGTTGAAGCCCTTGTCCGCCAGCGTATCGCCGTCATGCGTTTCCTCGATCGACAGCTTGCCGTCCTTCTCTGCCAGCCAGACCCAGCCGCTGGCGAAGTGGCCCGCACCGCGGTCCTTCAGCTGCGCCTTCAGCTCGTCGAAGCCGCCGAAGTCGGAATCGATCTTGTCAGCGAGGTCACCGGAAGGCGACTTCGCGTCGGCGCTGAGCGAGTGCCAGTAGAAGCCGTGGTTCCAGCTCTGCGCGGAGTTGTTGAACAGGCCCTGGTCGCTGCCACGCGCCGCGGAGATGATCTCTTCCAGCGCCTTGTCTGCATGGGCCGTGCCCTCGATCGCCTTGTTGGTCTTGTCGACATAGGCCTGGTGATGCTTGCCGTGATGGAAGCTCAGCGTTTCGGCGCTGACAGCCGGCGCGAGTGCGTCGGAGGCGTAAGGCAGAGGAGTTACTTCGAAAGCCATGGATGGTCCTTCCCGTTATCGGATCGTGTGGTGAAAAGAGTGGTTCGGAATGGCAACGCGCGAGGTGCGCCTGTCGTTTCCCTTGCGATTCATTCTCAATTGAGAGCTAGTCAGTCGCAGCGGCTCGCTCGCGATCGACGGCGGATGTCACCGCGACGTTCATCGTCACATTGGCCAGTGTGCGCATGATGTCCGGCAGCATTTCCACCGCCACCAGCAGCGCCAGCGGTTCGATCGGCACGCCCATGGCCAGCGCGATGGGGCCGATGGACACGACGAAGCTGATGGAACCCGGAAGGCTGACCGATCCGACGGAGATGACCAGCGCCACGGCGATGCCCGCCGCGATGATGCCGGGCGTCAGATCGACACCGGCCAGCGCGGCTACATACATCGCCACCGCCATATTCATCGCCGGGCTGGTCGCGCGGAAGATCGCCACGGCCAGCGGCAGCACGAAGTCCGCCGTTTCCTCGCGCAGTCTCAGCCGCCGCGCACTGTCCAGCATGGCTGGCAGGCTGGCGAGCGAGCTCTGCGTGGAAATGGCCACGGCCTGCGCGGGGATCATGGCGCGGATGAAGCGCCCCGGTGCGATACGGCCGGCGGTGAAGGCCAGCACGTAAGCGCCCAGCAGCACGATGCCGCCCATGGCCGATACGACCAGTATGTAATGCGCCAGCGCCCCGAAGGCCCCGCCCCCGGCCCGCGCCGCGACACCGAAAGCCAGCGCGAACACGCCCACCGGTGCGACCCACAGGACCCAGCCGATGATGGTCAGCATCGCATTGGCGAGCGCGCGGAAGAACCCAAGCATGCTGGTCCGCTGCCCGGCAGGCAGGCGCGCCACGGCGACGGCGAACATGGCAAAGAAGATCGTCAGCGGCAGCATCGCCGTCTCCGCCGCGGCCGCGATGATATTGGGCGCGATAAGGCTGGTGATGAAGTCCGCCAGCCCGGGCACGGCCTGCGGCTCGATGTCACCCGTCTGCAGCAGGGATGCCGCG
This genomic interval from Paraurantiacibacter namhicola contains the following:
- a CDS encoding fatty acid desaturase family protein → MASQSPASGETANPLGGAAVRARLQDIADDKVLMRKAAELTRDITQARADIYWPDMIGSALLGYAALAGAILLENGWLALGSAVVAVLALYRALLFIHEISHLHRNALPGFRTAWNALVGVPMLTPSFMYENVHTIHHQRTRYGTAEDPEYLPLALMKPWSLPAFLLISLLAPPALLFRFAILTPLGLVVPWVRQQSWARFSALAINPAFRRRAETGEARKRFMLQEAACFAWSWALIGSVFAFGWRPLLIALAVFSVVAVFNQLRTLVAHLWENEGEAMTVTAQYLDSVNVPPPSPFAELWAPVGLRYHALHHLMPSMPYHSLGEAHRRLRGHFVDGADTLHGASHKGMLPLVARIGRSTMRR
- a CDS encoding GNAT family N-acetyltransferase, whose product is MSDTEIEIVAVPGKATLDEFIDVSYRLNADDPNWVPPLRSEARELLTPGKNPFHDHARLQYFLARRGGRAVGRISAHIDEFALAQPPEQGMGPGTGNWGLLEAEDEGIAKALIAKAEDWLRERGMTRVLAPISLSVWEEPGLLVQGHDHPPTVMMGHDRSQYQPWIEGTGYEKAKSLFTYELDITKKFPPIVQRIIASGERNERITIRPIDMANYQRDTAIVIDILNEAWSKNWGFVPFSEREKAYAAKKQKPLIRPDLNMIAELDGEPVAFMMTIPDLNEKLIGMRGKLFPFNWAKLLWWLRKPQVRTMRVPLMGVKKRLQNSRMASQLAFMMIEQIRQNSVANYGATRGEIGWILDDNKGMIAIADTLQTQVNREYVIYERSL
- a CDS encoding response regulator — protein: MARSKKPDLGRILVVEDDAILATAIEAALMDHGAREVAVCPSLSCTMGELEKGRIDGIVLDVHLTDRDDGWALAELVSVLGTRKPRIVFSTGSPEDIPQDIAAMGIVMEKPYDPDDLAACFAKKPRGLLGALRRK
- a CDS encoding response regulator, with product MSIGAEVATHLPFLRRYARALTGSQQTGDAFVHQTLEAALADDELSESLKGGRVPLYKAFNAIWSSAYMEVDGGNAESASDHEGAAQDHLRRITPVNRQALLLTTVEDFSNAEAGQIMGVGADDVRELVREAIEEIDRENSTSVLIIEDEPLISMQLEDLVRSLGHEICGTAATRTQAQEVVAKERPGLVLADIQLADGSSGLDAVDDILAIDSMPVIFITAYPERLLTGDRPEPTYLVTKPFQEETVRAAISQALFFNSSRPID
- a CDS encoding CHASE domain-containing protein, with product MSKTERSPGKTRRWLVKYPRAMPVAIFALVILATLLSVVAIQRSTAETERLELEARADAIASAVERRVNASTSYLRAGAALVASLDEVTPARFRDFVSELRLDADYRGSEGIGWAPVVSPAERFEFNRKIAAELPGEPQISPEMRSGADFAVPVLYLYPDTERNRRASGYDMYSEATRRAAMDEAARTVRPTASGKLVLLQDGRRPEPGFIFYMPVFSIVDGSRELDGFVYSPFNAGDFLESVLELEAAGVSEVRLYDGNPDDKDFLAGTDRVEGEGQYVSRNIEVAGQNWLLQVRAPDAAALSGPAMLTLIFGMLVASLLMLLVRMLTQQASEDEAALNFYAEQNSIRNSLTRELNHRVKNTLANVLSIMTLTRRRSSNLDEYAESLEGRIRALSATHDLLTKSDWGSTPIANVVAAETAPYAKSEEGTVMASGPLTELAPNDALSLGLALHELATNAAKYGALSQHGGRVEVAWEPVAEDRAKLVWQESNGPAVPQSRQRGFGLDLIEKIVAHELGSPVTIEFDPAGVRCEMVIPVRQGSDFRLRSAHRDI
- a CDS encoding NepR family anti-sigma factor gives rise to the protein MATAEKNSPDKGKRDAQEHKDDPQWADGLKKLYNSVVEEPLPDSFQDLLAKLDADKS
- a CDS encoding sigma-70 family RNA polymerase sigma factor, giving the protein MSGAKEKKPLPKRSAADKIAFKRELTEVVPHLRAFARGLCGRPDMADDLVQEALLKAWAAQERFEPGTSMRAWTFVILRNAYLTDMRRNRFRGEYDEGVAERILTAPAGQEEPLHLSDMHRALLTLPPERREALLLVGAGGFSYEEAANICGCAVGTIKSRVGRARAALTGMIEDGDIPDRKIEDPSAHRAILEELDEVAAGNGQAAAIR
- a CDS encoding AI-2E family transporter, which encodes MSDTAGTAPPAADTASAAAGAVGPGAPRRRSIGFAKQELRLISSVVLLMAFGLFLALPFVLSIGAVVFLPLVAAIILTILLSPMADRLAQWGVPNILASLASLIVFLGILSTALTAVLRPATFLFERTPEMIDRIGQHFSQLKGSLAWIAQLNEQIARIVGDGGEQQVVLAGPNIVEELALATPSVVLAVLLTFLLAFFMIEARVRLRRKLLLDRQHFGTSLKAARVMRDVQDRVAAYILTVGFINTGVGIVVGLGAWAMGMEAPVMWGGLAALLNFLPYIGPLVMVALLTLFGLGTSEQWLVGLIPAAAYLGLHTVESNVITPSVLGARFTMNPVAILLALSYFSWIWGVTGALLSVPILLTITALIDHLGKPNLIGFVFGEPLFQTNLLALAEEASAAEGAAASQA
- a CDS encoding superoxide dismutase, whose protein sequence is MAFEVTPLPYASDALAPAVSAETLSFHHGKHHQAYVDKTNKAIEGTAHADKALEEIISAARGSDQGLFNNSAQSWNHGFYWHSLSADAKSPSGDLADKIDSDFGGFDELKAQLKDRGAGHFASGWVWLAEKDGKLSIEETHDGDTLADKGFNPLLTIDLWEHAYYLDHQNKRPEYLEQVVENHLNWDFAGENLARGSAWSYS
- a CDS encoding dicarboxylate/amino acid:cation symporter — translated: MATHETHDDPQAEEGLVAIRLPVWWTFGGLVAGLLAGLALTDTAALEPVLAVTQPVGTLWLRGLQMTIIPLVAALLVLGISQMAAAARAGATARRMLTYVFAVLVLSGLATAVFLPLLLKAFPIPASAASLLQTGDIEPQAVPGLADFITSLIAPNIIAAAAETAMLPLTIFFAMFAVAVARLPAGQRTSMLGFFRALANAMLTIIGWVLWVAPVGVFALAFGVAARAGGGAFGALAHYILVVSAMGGIVLLGAYVLAFTAGRIAPGRFIRAMIPAQAVAISTQSSLASLPAMLDSARRLRLREETADFVLPLAVAIFRATSPAMNMAVAMYVAALAGVDLTPGIIAAGIAVALVISVGSVSLPGSISFVVSIGPIALAMGVPIEPLALLVAVEMLPDIMRTLANVTMNVAVTSAVDRERAAATD